One window of the Pelmatolapia mariae isolate MD_Pm_ZW linkage group LG15, Pm_UMD_F_2, whole genome shotgun sequence genome contains the following:
- the gje1a gene encoding gap junction epsilon-1 protein: MSLNYIKNFYEGCLRPPTVIGQFHTLFFGSVRMFFLGVLGFAVYGNEALHFSCDPDRRELNLYCYNQFRPITPQVFWALQLVTVLVPGAVFHLYAACKNIDQEEILERPIYTVFYIISVLLRIILEVIAFWLQSHLFGFQVHPLYMCDASALEKAFNVTKCMVPEHFEKTIFLSAMYTFTVITILLCIAEIFEILCRRLGYLNNQ; encoded by the exons ATGTCTTTAAACTACATCAAAAACTTCTACGAAGGATGC ctcaGGCCTCCTACAGTGATAGGCCAGTTCCACACCTTGTTCTTCGGCTCTGTGCGGATGTTCTTCCTGGGCGTCCTTGGCTTCGCCGTCTATGGGAATGAGGCGCTGCACTTCAGCTGCGACCCTGACCGCCGCGAACTCAACCTTTACTGCTACAACCAGTTTAGGCCCATAACACCGCAG GTCTTCTGGGCATTACAGCTGGTAACAGTCCTGGTTCCTGGAGCAGTATTCCACCTTTATGCCGCCTGTAAGAACATAGACCAGGAGGAGATCCTCGAGCGACCCATCTACACAGTCTTCTACATCATTTCTGTTCTCCTGCGCATCATTTTGGAAGTCATCGCCTTCTGGCTACAAAGTCATCTCTTTGGCTTTCAG GTTCACCCACTGTACATGTGTGATGCCAGTGCTTTGGAAAAGGCTTTTAATGTGACAAAGTGCATGGTACCTGAACACTTTGAGAAAACCATCTTCCTCAGTGCCATGTACACCTTCACCGTAATCACCATACTTCTCTGTATTGCCGAGATATTTGAAATACTCTGCCGACGGCTGGGCTATCTCAACAATCAGTGA